A section of the Spirosoma pollinicola genome encodes:
- a CDS encoding SDR family oxidoreductase: METKIPPQHQDIQPGIQAELDPQPKVIRYLYKGSNKLKDKVALITGGDSGIGQAVAVHFAREGADVAISYTPREEVDAQKTKELVEAEGRKCLLLPGDIRQPAYCDYIVETTVQQLGKLNILVNNAGLQLQHKELTDILDEDLLATYETNIYSFFRVSKAAVPHLHKGDCIINTTSITAYQGRADLLEYSSTKGAIMTFTRALSSNLITKGIRVNAVAPGPIWTPLNPASVSAKEVAQFGQDVPMKRPGQPSEVAPAYVFLASDDASYITGQVMHPNGGTIVNA; this comes from the coding sequence ATGGAAACAAAAATCCCCCCGCAGCATCAGGACATTCAGCCGGGTATCCAGGCCGAACTTGATCCGCAGCCAAAGGTGATTCGGTACCTCTACAAAGGGTCGAACAAACTTAAAGACAAAGTCGCCCTGATTACGGGTGGCGACAGCGGCATTGGGCAGGCAGTAGCCGTACATTTTGCCCGCGAAGGGGCCGATGTAGCTATCTCCTACACGCCACGCGAAGAAGTCGATGCGCAAAAGACCAAGGAACTCGTTGAGGCTGAGGGTCGCAAATGCCTGCTGCTACCCGGCGATATTCGTCAGCCAGCGTATTGCGATTACATTGTGGAAACGACGGTTCAGCAACTGGGCAAGCTGAATATTCTGGTCAACAATGCTGGACTTCAACTACAACACAAAGAGCTAACCGACATCCTTGACGAAGATTTGCTGGCTACCTACGAAACCAACATCTATTCCTTTTTTCGAGTGTCGAAAGCAGCCGTGCCACACCTGCACAAAGGCGACTGCATCATCAATACCACTTCGATTACAGCCTATCAGGGCCGTGCCGATCTACTAGAGTATTCGTCGACCAAAGGGGCGATTATGACTTTTACCCGTGCTTTGTCTAGCAACCTCATCACAAAAGGTATTCGCGTGAATGCCGTGGCACCCGGTCCTATCTGGACGCCCTTGAATCCGGCTTCGGTGAGTGCAAAAGAGGTAGCCCAGTTTGGGCAGGACGTACCCATGAAACGACCTGGCCAACCCAGCGAAGTAGCACCTGCTTATGTATTTCTGGCCTCGGACGATGCCTCCTACATTACCGGGCAGGTCATGCACCCCAACGGCGGCACAATTGTAAACGCCTGA
- a CDS encoding GMC oxidoreductase: MNIIGDAKAARTYDAIVVGSGISGGWAAKELCEKGLKTLVLERGRDVKHIVDYPTATLNPWEFSHRNRMPEAFDKENPIATKCYALDEGTQQFFVKDAEHPYVQEKPFDWIRGYQVGGKSLIWARQTQRWSKFDFEANARDGAAVDWPIRYEDIAPWYSHVEKFVGISGNKDGLETLPDGEFLKPWELNCVEKHIQKRVAEQYKDRHVIIGRCAHLTEPKQIHYDQGRAQCQARHLCYRGCPYGGYFSSNSSTIPWAAKTGKMTLRPDSVVHSIIYDDAKKKATGVRVIDTHTKQMTKYYARIIFVNAACLNTNLVLLNSTSRRFPNGLGNDSGVLGRYVAFHNYRGNIVADYEGFDDGYYYGRRPTTAFMPNFRNVRKQETDFQRGYMVAFSAARGNWQRGTGQEGFGADFKDKLSDPGAWHVFMMMQAETVPRYENQVRLSSDQKDPWGIPQLVTSIDYTDNDLKVMKDFLEQGADMLEKAGCKHINPYDDHRNPGLDIHEMGGVRMGRDPKTSLLNAHNQLHSVKNVFVTDGAAMTSTGTQNPSITFMALTARAANFAVSEMKKGNL, from the coding sequence ATGAACATAATCGGTGATGCGAAAGCCGCCCGTACCTACGATGCCATCGTAGTCGGCTCTGGAATTAGTGGCGGCTGGGCGGCTAAAGAACTGTGCGAAAAAGGGTTGAAGACCCTCGTGCTTGAACGCGGACGAGATGTGAAACACATTGTCGATTACCCCACGGCTACGCTCAATCCCTGGGAGTTTTCGCACCGAAATCGCATGCCAGAGGCTTTTGATAAAGAAAATCCGATTGCGACCAAGTGTTATGCACTGGACGAAGGCACCCAACAGTTTTTTGTAAAAGATGCCGAGCATCCCTATGTGCAGGAAAAACCGTTCGACTGGATTCGTGGCTATCAGGTTGGCGGCAAGTCGTTGATATGGGCGCGGCAAACGCAGCGGTGGAGTAAATTCGATTTTGAAGCCAACGCCCGCGATGGTGCCGCCGTCGACTGGCCCATCCGCTACGAAGACATAGCTCCCTGGTATAGTCATGTCGAGAAATTCGTGGGCATCAGCGGCAACAAAGACGGGCTGGAAACCCTGCCCGATGGAGAATTTTTAAAGCCCTGGGAGCTAAACTGCGTGGAGAAACACATTCAGAAACGCGTTGCTGAACAGTACAAGGACCGCCATGTGATCATTGGCCGATGCGCCCACCTGACAGAGCCGAAACAGATTCACTACGATCAGGGACGAGCGCAGTGCCAGGCCCGTCATCTATGCTATCGGGGTTGCCCGTATGGCGGGTATTTTAGCAGTAACTCATCGACCATTCCGTGGGCGGCTAAAACGGGAAAGATGACCCTGCGGCCCGATTCGGTGGTGCATTCAATTATTTATGACGATGCCAAAAAGAAAGCAACCGGCGTTCGGGTCATTGATACCCATACGAAGCAGATGACGAAGTATTATGCCCGCATCATCTTCGTCAATGCGGCTTGTCTGAATACGAATCTGGTTCTGCTTAATTCAACGTCCCGTCGTTTCCCAAATGGGCTGGGCAATGATAGTGGTGTGTTGGGCCGCTATGTTGCCTTCCATAACTACCGGGGTAATATCGTGGCCGATTATGAGGGCTTTGACGACGGCTATTATTATGGCCGTCGGCCAACAACGGCCTTTATGCCCAACTTTCGAAATGTTCGTAAGCAGGAAACAGACTTTCAGCGGGGCTATATGGTAGCCTTTAGCGCGGCCCGGGGCAATTGGCAACGCGGAACCGGGCAGGAGGGATTCGGCGCTGACTTCAAAGATAAACTGAGTGACCCCGGTGCCTGGCACGTGTTCATGATGATGCAGGCCGAAACCGTTCCCCGCTACGAAAACCAGGTTCGGCTTAGCAGCGACCAGAAAGACCCGTGGGGAATTCCGCAGCTTGTCACATCAATCGACTATACCGACAATGATCTGAAAGTCATGAAAGATTTTCTGGAGCAGGGAGCCGATATGCTGGAAAAAGCGGGCTGTAAACATATCAATCCATATGACGATCACCGAAATCCCGGCCTCGATATTCATGAAATGGGTGGTGTGCGCATGGGTCGTGATCCGAAAACGTCGTTGCTAAACGCCCATAATCAGCTGCACAGCGTTAAGAATGTGTTCGTGACGGATGGCGCGGCCATGACATCGACCGGTACGCAAAACCCCTCGATTACTTTTATGGCGTTGACGGCGCGGGCCGCAAACTTTGCCGTGAGCGAAATGAAGAAGGGTAATTTGTAA
- a CDS encoding M16 family metallopeptidase: MLLTKVQMTSSLSHFLGFFLLALLTTPALYGQTVPAAKAPVAGFDIPVDYYKLPNGLRVVLSPDHTSPTVTTAVYYNIGFRIEPKDRTGFAHLFEHMMFQGSQNLGKMEFIQLVQKNGGILNGSTRFDFTNYFETLPAHKMETALWAEADRMKGLAITQDNLTNQQGVVKSEVRVNVLNAPYGGFPWLDMPQYANTNWYNAHNFYGDLKDLDAAKLDDVKKFFKTYYVPNNAVLAIVGDFEPAEAKRFVEKYFAGIPSVQLPTQPDISEPRQQKEKRAIKKDSLATKPALAFAYHMPDRNTPEYYAMGLLDQLLLQGNDSKLYQALVQKKGYTSTVSGGINYLGNMFNYKGPMVWMGDLIHDSTVPADSVVRQLDQVIADIDKNGVTQAQLDLARVKLRSTLYDEISSGFGRADMLASLALFDNKPDRINSLEDEFRKITPALIQRTVREYLRPANRTLLLLEPVKKAN, from the coding sequence ATGCTCCTCACCAAGGTACAAATGACCAGCTCACTAAGCCACTTTCTCGGCTTCTTTTTGCTGGCTTTATTAACGACTCCGGCACTCTATGGGCAGACGGTACCAGCCGCTAAAGCACCCGTTGCCGGGTTTGATATTCCAGTCGACTATTACAAGCTACCCAATGGATTGCGGGTCGTGTTGTCGCCCGACCACACTAGTCCAACCGTAACCACGGCAGTGTACTACAACATCGGCTTTCGAATTGAGCCGAAAGATCGTACCGGCTTCGCCCACCTCTTTGAGCATATGATGTTTCAGGGCTCGCAGAATTTAGGGAAAATGGAGTTTATTCAGTTGGTGCAGAAGAACGGGGGCATTCTGAACGGCTCCACTCGTTTTGATTTTACCAACTATTTTGAAACGCTCCCGGCGCACAAGATGGAAACCGCCCTATGGGCCGAAGCGGACCGTATGAAGGGATTAGCCATTACGCAGGATAATCTGACCAACCAGCAGGGAGTTGTGAAGAGTGAAGTACGGGTCAACGTACTCAATGCGCCCTACGGTGGTTTTCCGTGGCTGGATATGCCGCAGTACGCGAACACCAACTGGTATAATGCGCATAATTTTTATGGCGATCTTAAAGACCTCGATGCCGCTAAATTAGACGACGTAAAGAAATTCTTTAAAACGTATTATGTGCCTAACAACGCCGTTCTGGCAATTGTAGGCGACTTTGAACCCGCCGAGGCTAAGCGTTTTGTCGAAAAATATTTTGCCGGTATTCCATCCGTGCAACTACCTACCCAGCCCGATATTTCGGAGCCCCGTCAGCAGAAGGAAAAGCGGGCTATCAAGAAAGATTCGCTGGCAACTAAACCCGCACTGGCATTCGCCTATCACATGCCGGATCGGAATACCCCCGAATACTACGCCATGGGCCTGCTCGATCAGTTGCTGTTACAGGGGAACGACAGTAAGCTCTATCAGGCACTGGTGCAGAAAAAAGGATATACCAGTACGGTATCTGGCGGTATCAACTATCTGGGCAACATGTTTAACTACAAAGGCCCGATGGTTTGGATGGGCGATCTGATTCATGACAGTACCGTACCTGCCGATTCAGTCGTGCGGCAGTTGGACCAGGTCATTGCCGACATTGACAAAAACGGTGTCACACAGGCGCAGTTAGACCTGGCGCGGGTAAAGCTCCGGTCTACCCTATACGATGAGATCAGTTCTGGATTCGGCCGGGCTGACATGCTGGCTTCGCTTGCCCTTTTCGATAATAAGCCGGATCGAATCAACTCCCTCGAAGACGAATTTCGGAAGATAACCCCCGCTCTCATTCAGCGCACCGTTCGCGAATACCTGCGCCCGGCCAATCGCACGCTCCTGTTGCTCGAACCTGTTAAAAAAGCTAATTAA
- a CDS encoding nuclear transport factor 2 family protein: MKTILLTLIALCGVFTINAQAQGKEQAAVESAVQQLRLLMIDPDKGKLESIAANELSYGHSTGKLEDKKEFIEALTSGSSDFKTIDLTEQTISIVDNTAMVRHKLMAETANDGKPGTAKLAVLLVWVKQKGSWKLLARQAVKI, translated from the coding sequence ATGAAAACCATTTTATTGACACTTATTGCCCTGTGTGGTGTATTCACCATCAATGCTCAGGCGCAGGGTAAAGAACAGGCTGCCGTTGAAAGTGCAGTTCAGCAACTGCGGTTGCTGATGATCGACCCCGATAAGGGCAAGCTTGAGTCGATTGCAGCCAATGAATTAAGCTACGGGCATTCGACAGGAAAACTGGAAGATAAAAAGGAATTTATTGAAGCCCTTACGAGTGGTTCATCGGATTTCAAAACTATCGACCTAACCGAACAAACTATTTCGATTGTCGATAATACCGCTATGGTACGGCATAAATTGATGGCTGAAACGGCAAACGACGGAAAACCCGGTACCGCAAAATTGGCAGTGCTTTTGGTATGGGTGAAACAAAAAGGAAGCTGGAAATTACTGGCCCGTCAGGCCGTAAAAATCTAA
- a CDS encoding glycoside hydrolase family 88/105 protein: MSISRARFVTCRPVGLLLAGLLACGTLHAQPGAPKANDSTTPLHLLQPDYPVPYGQPKLEDVTKVLDRIYTYLEANTPTQLIDKETKKDITSGGTFNQNAIFKPGDFRLISYEWGVTYSGMLLASEATGDAKYADYTNKRLQFIADQVPYFRAQVTADPKANTPMRAVMAPHALDDAGAMCAAMIKASRAGGVKANLRPMIDNYINYIQTKEYRLADGTLARNRPQPNTLWLDDLFMSVPALAQMGKLTGDKKYYDEAVKQVTQFSKRMFNQQKGLYMHGWVEGMTVHPEFHWARANGWGILTAVELLDVLPANHPGRPAILDLLKAHAKGLAAQQSGSGFWHQLLDRNDSYLETSATAIYVYCFAHAINQGWLDPLAYAPATLLGWNALATKVTQNGQVEGVCVGTGMGFDPAFYYHRPINPYAAHGYGPALLASAEVIKMLKNKTFEINDSSLQLTQKSK, encoded by the coding sequence ATGTCTATATCCAGAGCCCGCTTCGTAACCTGTCGTCCAGTGGGTTTACTTCTCGCTGGCTTGCTTGCCTGCGGCACACTCCATGCCCAACCTGGTGCCCCTAAAGCCAACGACTCTACCACGCCCCTGCATTTGCTCCAGCCTGATTACCCGGTTCCCTACGGTCAGCCAAAACTTGAGGATGTCACGAAGGTACTCGATCGAATCTATACCTATCTAGAAGCCAATACGCCTACGCAACTCATTGATAAAGAGACAAAAAAAGATATAACATCCGGTGGCACTTTCAACCAAAACGCCATTTTCAAACCGGGCGATTTCCGGCTGATTAGTTATGAATGGGGCGTCACGTATTCCGGCATGTTACTGGCCAGTGAAGCGACCGGCGATGCCAAATACGCTGATTATACAAACAAACGGCTTCAGTTTATTGCCGATCAGGTGCCGTATTTCCGCGCTCAGGTGACGGCCGATCCGAAGGCCAACACGCCTATGCGGGCGGTAATGGCCCCCCACGCCCTAGATGATGCCGGTGCCATGTGTGCCGCCATGATCAAGGCCAGTCGCGCCGGTGGTGTGAAAGCCAATCTACGGCCCATGATCGATAATTACATCAACTACATCCAGACAAAAGAATACCGGTTAGCGGACGGAACCTTGGCCCGCAATCGGCCCCAACCGAACACGCTCTGGCTCGATGACCTGTTTATGAGCGTTCCGGCACTGGCGCAGATGGGCAAACTCACCGGCGACAAAAAATATTACGACGAAGCCGTGAAGCAGGTTACGCAGTTTTCAAAACGGATGTTTAACCAGCAGAAAGGATTGTACATGCATGGTTGGGTTGAAGGCATGACCGTACACCCCGAGTTTCACTGGGCGCGGGCCAATGGCTGGGGTATCCTGACCGCCGTTGAATTATTGGATGTGCTGCCCGCCAACCACCCCGGCCGACCGGCTATTCTTGATTTATTGAAAGCTCATGCCAAAGGGTTGGCGGCCCAGCAGTCGGGTTCAGGATTCTGGCACCAGCTGCTCGACCGGAACGATTCCTATCTGGAAACATCGGCAACGGCTATCTATGTTTACTGCTTTGCGCACGCTATTAATCAAGGCTGGCTCGATCCGCTGGCGTATGCCCCGGCAACCTTACTTGGCTGGAACGCGTTAGCCACAAAAGTTACCCAAAACGGTCAGGTTGAAGGCGTTTGCGTGGGTACGGGTATGGGTTTTGACCCGGCATTCTATTATCACCGACCCATTAATCCGTATGCAGCTCACGGGTATGGCCCGGCACTATTGGCGAGTGCAGAGGTAATAAAGATGCTAAAAAACAAGACATTTGAAATCAATGATAGCTCTCTGCAATTGACTCAGAAAAGTAAATAA
- a CDS encoding ATP-binding protein encodes MRNIIGQAVSGKDFFERPQLINQIRRAIRNGSSIYLSAPRRVGKTSIMNFLQDNPEPDHHYVYVITQSIDSVDNFYKELAKQVIDSPAFRTMSKITDTLKKVASGLLNRVNLKVSIPFLDVSLDKGEAINFQTDLEKLLEEIDLNGGKLIIMVDEFTETIDNILLKHGKQEARRFLQTFRELMHNRKLTDKVQFLLTGSIGLQPLVRKLEASDLVNQLKYIDIPPLTEDEACTLFRQLIDVEEIQIDD; translated from the coding sequence ATGAGGAATATCATTGGTCAAGCAGTATCAGGGAAGGATTTCTTTGAACGGCCACAATTAATCAATCAAATACGCCGGGCCATTCGGAATGGCAGTTCAATCTATTTATCAGCACCCCGGCGAGTAGGTAAGACGTCAATCATGAACTTCCTCCAGGATAATCCTGAGCCTGATCACCACTACGTATATGTAATTACGCAATCCATTGATTCTGTGGATAATTTCTACAAGGAATTAGCTAAGCAGGTCATTGATAGTCCGGCTTTCCGTACAATGTCAAAGATTACAGACACGTTGAAGAAAGTTGCGAGTGGACTACTGAACCGGGTAAACCTGAAAGTTTCCATTCCGTTTCTTGATGTTTCACTCGACAAAGGAGAAGCGATCAACTTCCAAACAGACTTGGAAAAACTACTGGAGGAGATTGATTTGAATGGCGGTAAACTTATTATCATGGTTGATGAATTTACAGAGACAATCGACAATATTTTGTTAAAGCATGGCAAACAGGAAGCCCGGCGATTTCTGCAAACATTTCGTGAGCTGATGCACAACCGTAAGTTGACAGACAAAGTACAATTTTTGCTAACCGGGTCGATTGGTCTGCAACCGTTAGTCAGGAAGCTGGAAGCCAGCGATCTTGTCAATCAGCTCAAGTACATTGATATTCCACCATTAACGGAAGACGAAGCATGCACACTTTTCCGGCAACTGATTGACGTGGAAGAAATTCAAATTGATGACTAA
- a CDS encoding SDR family oxidoreductase yields MEQMEIDTKAQHQNVQPGLEYEMDPQPIYIRDDYQGADKLKDKIAVITGGDSGIGRAVAIHFAREGADLALFYHPREEQDAQKTKSLVEAEGRQCLLIPGDLKEVSFIEEAVGKVIDKYSHVNILVNNAANHVEQKEFVDISDQQMRETFELNILAMFRLTKRLLPYMNEYDCIINTTSVVSYRGSESLIDYASTKGAVTAFTRSLSQNLVEKNIRVNGVAPGPIWTPLIVATKTLEEVEKFGKDVPMERPGQPAELAPAYVFLASEDASYFTGQVIHVNGGEVVSS; encoded by the coding sequence ATGGAACAAATGGAAATTGACACCAAGGCCCAGCATCAAAACGTACAGCCGGGACTTGAATACGAAATGGACCCTCAACCGATTTATATTCGGGATGACTATCAGGGGGCCGATAAACTGAAGGATAAGATTGCCGTTATCACGGGGGGCGATTCGGGTATTGGTCGCGCGGTGGCCATTCACTTTGCTCGTGAAGGGGCCGATCTGGCCCTTTTCTACCATCCCCGTGAAGAACAGGATGCGCAAAAAACAAAATCGCTCGTTGAAGCCGAGGGACGTCAGTGCCTGCTGATTCCGGGCGATTTGAAAGAGGTTTCGTTCATCGAGGAAGCCGTTGGAAAGGTAATCGACAAATACAGTCATGTGAACATTCTGGTCAACAACGCGGCCAATCACGTTGAGCAGAAAGAGTTCGTCGATATATCGGACCAGCAGATGCGCGAAACATTTGAGCTGAATATTCTGGCCATGTTCCGATTGACCAAGCGTCTGTTGCCGTACATGAATGAATATGACTGCATCATCAATACCACCTCGGTTGTGTCGTACCGGGGCAGCGAATCGCTCATTGATTATGCATCGACTAAAGGGGCTGTTACTGCTTTCACGCGGTCGCTGTCGCAGAATCTGGTCGAGAAAAACATTCGTGTCAATGGCGTTGCCCCCGGCCCCATCTGGACACCCCTGATTGTGGCAACAAAAACGCTCGAAGAGGTCGAGAAATTTGGTAAAGATGTGCCAATGGAACGCCCCGGCCAACCTGCTGAACTGGCTCCAGCCTACGTATTTCTGGCGTCGGAAGATGCATCCTATTTTACAGGGCAGGTTATCCACGTCAATGGTGGTGAGGTTGTGAGTTCGTAG
- a CDS encoding SDR family oxidoreductase, whose translation MADNTKIALITGGSKGIGYGIAEVLIRDGIKVAITSRSSVAAELAAAKLNEIKPGYALGIAADVRDLASQEQAVATILAKWHQLDYVIANAGVGHFASIQELTPEQWHETIDINLTGVFYTAKATLASLKQTEGYFISIASLAGTNFFEKGAAYNASKFGLVGFSQAIMLDLRSEGIKVTTIMPGSVATYFNDHEPNEKDAWKIQPEDIGQIVADLIHMPARTLPSKIEVRPTRPGGK comes from the coding sequence ATGGCAGATAACACCAAAATTGCACTCATCACGGGTGGCTCAAAAGGCATTGGCTACGGCATTGCGGAGGTTCTAATTCGTGACGGTATTAAAGTGGCCATTACCAGCCGTTCGTCGGTAGCGGCCGAACTGGCAGCCGCTAAACTCAATGAAATCAAACCCGGCTATGCGCTGGGTATTGCCGCCGATGTGCGCGATCTGGCCTCCCAGGAGCAGGCTGTGGCAACCATACTGGCCAAATGGCATCAACTCGACTACGTGATTGCCAATGCGGGCGTAGGTCATTTTGCGTCAATTCAGGAGCTTACTCCCGAGCAATGGCACGAAACCATTGACATTAACCTCACGGGTGTTTTCTATACGGCAAAAGCCACGCTGGCTTCGTTGAAACAAACTGAAGGGTATTTTATCTCTATCGCGAGTTTGGCCGGTACGAATTTCTTTGAAAAAGGAGCGGCTTATAACGCGAGTAAATTTGGCCTGGTTGGTTTCTCGCAGGCCATTATGCTTGATTTGCGTAGCGAAGGGATCAAAGTGACGACCATCATGCCCGGCTCTGTAGCGACCTATTTCAATGACCACGAACCGAATGAGAAAGACGCCTGGAAAATTCAACCCGAAGACATTGGGCAGATCGTGGCTGATCTTATTCACATGCCTGCCCGGACGCTTCCCAGTAAGATTGAAGTTCGCCCTACGCGGCCGGGAGGGAAGTAG
- a CDS encoding ATP-binding protein, whose product MSPNSQPLIATIYNPHNQSKEALIAGFIARKQKFERLFRDIRDSPMVKPEQNYLIQGIRGMGKTTLLLRLAYEVDNTPELRQHLVPVVFNEEEYGIGSLADVWERTAQYLGETDASFVDLYDTMTQRYGEADYEQQAFQTLIVALQQQNKKLLLLIDNVGDVLKKLDTQEEQRLREVLLTTPELRLIGATSVVIEQVHDYTKPFYEFFKIIHLDGLTQQEAIELFAKLGETYHAEAVQQLIQRQPGRIEAIRRLTGGVIRTMVLLFEIMVENDSGSVFRDLEVLLDRVTPLYKHRMDDLPAQQQKIVAALAQAWDAASAKELAQAVRLESKVVSAQLKQLINSGLVEKVETNTKNHLYRLEERFFNIWYLMRFGRKTDQRILWLVRFFDTMFEGDSEWMHERIDGHLQAIELGKLDPEAALYLTTAFAELVKNEEVEDVLKRKTIIYLSKSGRVDLVNDLSESKYERVNYLLEIEQYQQAIVILEKFNNRSYQNLLDLTTCHLFLNNLDRAREIAIEILLTQSIDHKQMKLKASEFEEEKVSKGSYTTIRMLVSLLIVLGIVVVLFTRYSEVDNMIEINTEDSDIFSSNLKADLSSEVALRYFLINNSSRKVTAYKLISDISHTDSDLDDKQTRTLIAKRIIELWNNKYEELYKLIPLHKSPPLKASHKQKGADVATLFLFLLLAKKQYHTAYNYFAQEEWQLKDRFKPLYYATLFFLKDEYPTEYLRMGPELKETVDDVLTEVAQMAIDYA is encoded by the coding sequence ATGTCTCCTAACTCGCAACCGCTGATTGCTACAATCTACAATCCGCACAATCAAAGCAAAGAAGCGCTGATTGCCGGGTTCATTGCCCGTAAGCAAAAATTCGAGCGTCTTTTTCGAGACATTCGCGATTCGCCAATGGTAAAACCCGAACAAAACTACCTCATTCAGGGTATTCGGGGTATGGGCAAAACGACGCTCCTGTTACGCCTTGCGTATGAAGTCGATAACACCCCAGAGCTAAGGCAACACCTGGTTCCAGTCGTATTCAACGAAGAAGAATACGGCATTGGCTCACTGGCCGACGTTTGGGAACGCACGGCTCAATACTTGGGCGAAACCGATGCATCATTTGTGGATTTATACGACACTATGACGCAACGGTATGGCGAAGCTGATTATGAACAGCAAGCTTTTCAAACACTCATTGTTGCGCTCCAGCAACAGAATAAAAAGCTACTCTTACTCATTGACAACGTAGGTGATGTTCTGAAAAAACTGGACACACAGGAAGAACAGCGCCTGCGTGAAGTGTTACTTACCACACCTGAACTACGCCTAATCGGTGCCACATCGGTGGTTATCGAACAAGTCCATGACTATACCAAACCCTTCTACGAGTTCTTCAAAATCATTCATTTAGATGGTCTGACGCAACAGGAAGCCATTGAGTTATTTGCGAAACTGGGCGAAACCTACCACGCCGAGGCCGTGCAGCAATTGATTCAACGTCAGCCGGGCCGCATTGAAGCCATCCGCCGACTAACGGGGGGCGTCATTCGGACTATGGTGTTGCTCTTTGAAATTATGGTTGAGAACGATTCGGGGTCCGTTTTCCGTGACCTCGAAGTTTTGCTCGACCGTGTGACGCCCCTATATAAACACCGCATGGATGATCTTCCGGCGCAGCAACAAAAGATTGTAGCCGCGCTAGCTCAGGCATGGGATGCCGCCAGCGCGAAAGAACTAGCTCAGGCAGTGCGATTAGAGAGCAAAGTTGTTTCGGCGCAATTAAAGCAGTTAATCAATAGTGGCCTTGTCGAAAAAGTAGAGACCAACACCAAAAACCACCTCTACCGACTCGAAGAACGGTTCTTCAATATCTGGTATCTCATGCGCTTCGGTCGAAAAACCGACCAGCGGATATTATGGCTAGTTCGCTTCTTTGATACGATGTTTGAAGGAGATTCTGAGTGGATGCACGAGCGAATAGACGGGCATTTGCAGGCAATTGAACTCGGGAAACTAGACCCAGAAGCTGCTTTGTATTTGACGACGGCGTTCGCGGAATTGGTGAAGAATGAGGAGGTAGAAGATGTATTGAAGAGGAAAACAATTATTTACTTGTCAAAATCTGGAAGAGTTGACTTAGTTAATGATTTGTCAGAATCAAAATATGAGCGGGTAAATTACTTACTCGAAATCGAACAGTACCAACAAGCGATAGTAATTTTAGAGAAGTTTAACAATAGAAGTTACCAAAATTTATTAGATCTTACCACATGTCATTTGTTTCTTAATAATCTAGATAGAGCGAGAGAGATAGCTATAGAAATCCTTCTTACTCAATCCATAGACCATAAGCAAATGAAGCTCAAGGCCTCAGAATTCGAAGAAGAAAAAGTATCAAAGGGTTCATACACAACGATAAGAATGCTCGTATCCCTTCTTATTGTTTTAGGGATTGTGGTTGTACTATTTACACGTTATTCTGAGGTGGATAATATGATTGAGATAAACACAGAAGACTCTGATATTTTCTCATCAAATTTGAAAGCCGATTTAAGCTCTGAGGTTGCCCTAAGATACTTTTTAATTAACAACAGTAGTAGGAAAGTAACTGCATACAAACTTATAAGTGATATTAGTCATACTGATAGCGATTTAGATGATAAACAAACTAGAACTTTAATTGCGAAGAGGATTATAGAGCTTTGGAACAATAAATATGAAGAATTGTACAAATTAATACCTCTACATAAATCCCCCCCTTTAAAAGCTTCTCATAAGCAAAAAGGAGCTGACGTAGCCACATTGTTCTTGTTCCTTCTGCTCGCAAAAAAACAATACCACACTGCTTACAATTACTTCGCTCAGGAAGAATGGCAATTAAAAGATCGTTTCAAGCCGCTCTATTATGCCACCCTGTTTTTCCTCAAAGACGAGTACCCAACGGAGTACCTGCGCATGGGGCCGGAACTCAAAGAAACTGTTGACGATGTGCTTACCGAAGTTGCTCAGATGGCTATTGACTACGCTTAA